The genomic window ACGCGGTGAAGTGGTCCCGTGGGAAGATCCCTCGGAGGGGAAGGTATCCGTGAGCGTCGTCCGCGCGCACCACGCCATTCACCACCAAGGCGAGCACTTCCTCACGTGCCACCGCTGGTACCTGGGGCAAATGGAGGCGGCCATCGGCCATCAGCTGCCCAATGGGAGACTTCCCTCGTGGAAGCCATCGGCGCAGGTTCCCGCACCATTCTTCCAGCTCGATCCGCCGACGGGGGGCGATTGCGAGACGCTCGGCAGCGTCAGCTCGACCAACAACAGCGGCTTGCTCTGCGAGTTCGCCTACACGAACTCGTACACGAACGTTCATGGCCGGCGCGTCAACGTCAAGGGCCTCGAGACGCAAGCGCCAGCCGTGCCGATCCCCACGCGCTACACGACGAAGGAGATCTGCAAGTTCCCCTCCGTGGGCGCCCTCGCCGACGATCTGGGCGGCGGCTTCGGCGGCGGCACGGGCTTCCACACGGTCGTCCACGAGACCATTGGCGGCACGATGCGTACGATGGACTCGCCCGCGGCGCCCATCTTCTGGGTGTGGCACGCGACCGTCGACGAGATCTACCAGCGGTGGATCGACTGCAAGGTCGCAGCGCCCAAGGCGTGCCCCACGAACTGAGCGGGAACGAGCCGGATGACGACCGAGATGCCGTCGCCTGCGCAAAGGCTCGTGTAGGGTGCACGTCATGAACGCCGCTCACCTCCGCGAACTCCAGGCACCGCTGAAGGCCCGATACAAGGAGTCGCCAGCGT from Myxococcales bacterium includes these protein-coding regions:
- a CDS encoding tyrosinase family protein, coding for MTSTPASASAARDAGSGPSPRVDLGSLSAAEQQRINDAIDGYIRTAKLSVPARRGEVVPWEDPSEGKVSVSVVRAHHAIHHQGEHFLTCHRWYLGQMEAAIGHQLPNGRLPSWKPSAQVPAPFFQLDPPTGGDCETLGSVSSTNNSGLLCEFAYTNSYTNVHGRRVNVKGLETQAPAVPIPTRYTTKEICKFPSVGALADDLGGGFGGGTGFHTVVHETIGGTMRTMDSPAAPIFWVWHATVDEIYQRWIDCKVAAPKACPTN